From one Rhopalosiphum padi isolate XX-2018 chromosome 2, ASM2088224v1, whole genome shotgun sequence genomic stretch:
- the LOC132919415 gene encoding uncharacterized protein LOC132919415 → MSKRPRTEPPTNGPEDIWGDDFTYDEVNSIVNIESIASQSHLSVQSRHVSLHVPVNLNNLGKQKDNQIREGEIKNLKNKIKQLEIQLSNTKQENDDKFKNMKNIIDCKDTELKFQQQEMTALKNKIKEMKIINKIIPQKNVSFSCMKTGSNSTLLHNASEHNFKKNISTQTIQTMNNEQYLLIKDHFPEINKSYEKLKICLYPELFSIQNNQNDVKNLSTIQDCHIILAKLMVLETFDEFQSYSLIEMLFENCKHILESTVEILQETIDDEDFVNREKQLIYSYLNLNKQYFKNRFSMFDLQFSHLLDCISVLTTISNIVPRIVMNQTNNLFQTFVHFLQIIGSQSRTLEYVSVIIALIRFLTNLCSCNWDITKQKQLDIYEIIKEIVFCRPCINIIQELIQLLSKISIYTEITDNLCQLSTTKTFILSDRVSTFTTGTCVLRVLCLQLELLKHSNNLIINYLYFVNILLNSTHVPKWMHKMPNKTCDCTASFIELTIQCLYIVFNIYEKERESYDIDLLKLVEEIVENSYSILYRLGKLDEEFRTHISKCKGRYDVIVRKIQKLEFDKSNKFLVKELKKFEFKSLTHSQYNSSVIYEVFPIDKPKFTQKSQYQFDEPNKQIVENNK, encoded by the exons ATGAGTAAAAGACCAAGAACGGAACCACCAACTAACGGTCCAGAAGACATTTGGGGTGATGATTTTACTTATGATGAAGTGAATTCTATAGTCAACATTGAATCAATAGCATCACAATCACATTTGTCCG TTCAATCTAGACATGTCTCCCTTCATGTTCCagtcaatttaaataatcttgGTAAACAAAAGGATAATCAAATTAGAGAAGGAGagatcaaaaatttaaaaaataaaattaagcaaTTAGAAATTCAATTAAGCAATACAAAACAAGAAaatgatgataaatttaaaaacatgaaaaatattatcgacTGTAAAGATACAGAGCTTAAATTCCag caACAAGAAATGACTGcacttaaaaataagataaaggAAAtgaagataattaataaaattattcctcagaaaaatgtatcatttagcTGTATGAAAACTGGAAGTAACTCAACTTTATt gcACAATGCTTCAgagcataattttaaaaaaaatatatcaacacaAACAATTCAAACCATGAATAATGAacaatatctattaataaaagATCATTTtcctgaaataaataaaagttatgaaaagctaaaaatatgtttgtatcctgaattatttagtattcaaaataatcaaaatg atgtaaaaaatttaagtacaataCAAGATTGTCATATAATTTTAGCTAAATTGATGGTGTTGGAAACTTTTGATGAATTTCAATCTTACTCATTAATTGAAATG ttatttgaaaactgtaaacatattttagaatCCACAGTTGAAATTCTCCAAGAGACAATAGATGATGAAGATTTTGTCAACAGAGAAAagcaattaatttatagttacttaaatttaaataaacaatatttcaaaaatagatTTTCTAT gttTGATCTTCAATTCTCTCATTTATTGGATTGCATATCAGTATTAACTACTATTTCTAATATTGTTCCAAGAATTGTTATgaatcaaacaaataatttatttcaaacatttgtacactttttacaaataattggttcacaa agTCGTACCCTGGAATATGTTTCTGTAATTATAGCACTGATAAGGTTTCTTACAAATTTATGTAGTTGTAATTGggatataacaaaacaaaa GCAATTAgacatttatgaaataattaaagaaatagtATTCTGTCGTCCATGCATTAACATTATACAAGAACTAATACAATTGTTAAGTAAAATTTCTATATATACAGAGATAACAGACAACCTATGCCAATTATCTA ctacCAAAACATTTATTCTATCTGACAGAGTTAGTACATTTACAACAG gaACATGTGTTCTTCGTGTCCTTTGTCTTCAGCTAGAACTTCTCAAACACAGTAATAATCTCatcataaactatttatattttgtaaatatacttttaaatagtaCACATGTACCTAAATGGATGCATAAAATGCCAAATAAAACATGTGATTGTACTGCATCATTTATAGAATTAACTATACAATGTTTATACATTGTCTTCAACATTTATGAAAAAG aaagaGAATCTTATgacattgatttattaaaacttgtggaagaaattgttgaaaatagttattctatattatatcgtttgggAAAGTTAGATGAAGAATTTCGTACTCACATAAGTAAATGTAAGGGTCGTTATGATGTTATTGTTCGGAAAATTCAAAAGCTTGAATTTGACAAATCAAATA aatttttagtaaaagaattgaaaaaatttgaattcaaatcatTAACGCATAGCCAATACAATTCTTCTGTAATTTATGAAGTATTTCCAATTGATAAACCAAAGTTTACACAAAAATCACAGTACCAATTTGATGAACCTAATAAacaaattgttgaaaataataaatga